Proteins encoded by one window of Gopherus evgoodei ecotype Sinaloan lineage unplaced genomic scaffold, rGopEvg1_v1.p scaffold_32_arrow_ctg1, whole genome shotgun sequence:
- the LOC115640851 gene encoding early activation antigen CD69-like isoform X1, producing MRPSQTERSRSQPSACSSICSLSVAERQCAQKLGAAGREEPLQELRANGNGHLRTYEEPGDQANSAICLANKITIPVCVLIIIALGAALVGALIEAFSGIANLYSVHPGSTVVHSLDPPPGPWCLDGWVGYQGKCYYFSEAKENWTYSQSNCSAHGASLAVIDSEQEMRFLRRCKGKLDHWLGLWREQDQDPPWKWVNGTKFNNWFEIRGGGHCAYLSDQLVGSSRCTSLTNWICSKHDAYTVGKGTAQPRI from the exons ATGAGACCCAGTCAGACCGAGAGGAGCCGATCCCAGCCCAGCGCCTGCAGCAGCATCTGTAGCCTGAGTGTCGCTGAGAGACAATGTGCCCAGAAACTCGgagctgctgggagggaggagccgCTGCAGGAGTTGCGTGCTAATGGCAATGGACACCTGCGGACTTACGAGGAGCCAG GTGATCAAGCTAACTCCGCAATCTGCCTAGCAAATAAAATCACAATCCCAGTCTGTGTCTTGATCATAATAGCTCTGGGAGCAGCTCTGGTAGGAGCTCTGATAGAAGCTTTCTCAG GAATAGCAAACCTATATTCAGTCCATCCTGGCTCCACAGTGGTCCACTCTCTGGATCCCCCTCCTGGCCCCTGGTGTCTGGATGGTTGGGTCGGATACCAAGGGAAATGCTACTATTTCTCCGAGGCCAAAGAGAACTGGACCTACAGCCAGAGCAACTGCTCTGCGCATGGTGCTTCCCTGGCTGTGATTGACAGTGAGCAGGaaatg AGGTTCCTGCGGCGCTGTAAAGGCAAACTTGACCATTGGCTCGGCCTTTGGAGGGAGCAGGACCAGGACCCGCCCTGGAAATGGGTCAATGGCACCAAATTCAACAACTG GTTTGAAATTAGAGGAGGAGGACACTGTGCATATCTGAGCGATCAACTTGTTGGCTCTTCAAGATGCACCTCACTCACAAACTGGATCTGCAGCAAACATGACGCGTATACAGTGGGAAAGGGAACTGCACAGCCTAGGATATAA
- the LOC115640851 gene encoding early activation antigen CD69-like isoform X2, whose amino-acid sequence MRPSQTERSRSQPSACSSICSLSVAERQCAQKLGAAGREEPLQELRANGNGHLRTYEEPGDQANSAICLANKITIPVCVLIIIALGAALVGALIEAFSGIANLYSVHPGSTVVHSLDPPPGPWCLDGWVGYQGKCYYFSEAKENWTYSQSNCSAHGASLAVIDSEQEMRFLRRCKGKLDHWLGLWREQDQDPPWKWVNGTKFNNW is encoded by the exons ATGAGACCCAGTCAGACCGAGAGGAGCCGATCCCAGCCCAGCGCCTGCAGCAGCATCTGTAGCCTGAGTGTCGCTGAGAGACAATGTGCCCAGAAACTCGgagctgctgggagggaggagccgCTGCAGGAGTTGCGTGCTAATGGCAATGGACACCTGCGGACTTACGAGGAGCCAG GTGATCAAGCTAACTCCGCAATCTGCCTAGCAAATAAAATCACAATCCCAGTCTGTGTCTTGATCATAATAGCTCTGGGAGCAGCTCTGGTAGGAGCTCTGATAGAAGCTTTCTCAG GAATAGCAAACCTATATTCAGTCCATCCTGGCTCCACAGTGGTCCACTCTCTGGATCCCCCTCCTGGCCCCTGGTGTCTGGATGGTTGGGTCGGATACCAAGGGAAATGCTACTATTTCTCCGAGGCCAAAGAGAACTGGACCTACAGCCAGAGCAACTGCTCTGCGCATGGTGCTTCCCTGGCTGTGATTGACAGTGAGCAGGaaatg AGGTTCCTGCGGCGCTGTAAAGGCAAACTTGACCATTGGCTCGGCCTTTGGAGGGAGCAGGACCAGGACCCGCCCTGGAAATGGGTCAATGGCACCAAATTCAACAACTGGTGA